Proteins encoded by one window of Hyphomicrobium nitrativorans NL23:
- a CDS encoding M23 family metallopeptidase: MLAVAAAAALAGCSADISRFDLGNPDGARVQSGYAPSVGMNGRSTSSEFGTAAHDRPSQRPSQVSRSDLPPPDGQFTTSALSPQSDSYGSGYGHRPAQHPSQQDYGSNRYQSPSYGSPAPSGYGGSRDVAPVASYDSRGGGDSIEVRAGDTLYGLSRRHGVSVNDLMRANGLTSSNLQPGQRLVLPSGSGASPQHQPGYETPRVAAASVAPAAQAPSDWSDTYTVQPGDSLYAIARSNGISLADLERYNGIQDSRRVMPGTVLRVPGEAGASTQVAEVPPAYQPPPAYQAPAAQQPMPRTTIETRPVQTQEHRPAQEARNPTGTVRLGDQRAMPPGSTAQQPTLLNGASTPPANGEQQRVARLETPGSASDAVSPSAPQHSGSVAGSSKLRWPVVGKVVGGFGPRPDGTHNDGVNLSAPMGTDIHAAENGVVAYAGDELKGYGNLVLIRHDNGWVTAYAHADEILVKRGDRINRGQVIAKVGRTGQVDQPQLHFELRQGQKPVDPTPFMERI; this comes from the coding sequence GTGCTCGCCGTTGCCGCTGCGGCCGCGTTGGCGGGGTGCAGCGCGGATATTTCACGCTTCGATCTCGGCAACCCCGACGGCGCGCGCGTCCAGTCCGGCTACGCGCCGTCTGTGGGCATGAACGGCCGATCCACGTCGTCGGAATTCGGCACGGCCGCTCACGACCGGCCGTCGCAGCGCCCCTCGCAGGTATCGCGCTCCGACCTGCCGCCGCCGGATGGCCAGTTCACCACCAGCGCGCTCTCGCCTCAGTCGGACTCCTACGGATCGGGATATGGGCACCGGCCCGCGCAGCATCCGAGCCAGCAGGACTACGGTTCCAACCGCTATCAGTCGCCGTCTTACGGTTCGCCCGCGCCTTCGGGATATGGCGGATCGCGCGATGTCGCGCCCGTGGCCTCCTACGACAGCCGGGGCGGAGGCGATTCCATCGAGGTTCGCGCTGGCGATACGCTCTACGGTCTCTCGCGCCGCCATGGCGTCTCGGTCAACGACCTGATGCGGGCGAACGGGCTCACCTCATCGAACCTTCAGCCCGGCCAGCGTCTCGTGCTGCCGTCCGGCTCCGGTGCATCTCCGCAGCATCAGCCGGGCTACGAGACGCCGCGCGTCGCCGCTGCGTCCGTCGCGCCTGCGGCTCAGGCGCCGTCGGATTGGAGCGACACGTACACCGTGCAGCCGGGCGACTCGCTTTACGCGATCGCGCGGAGCAACGGCATCAGCCTTGCCGATCTCGAACGTTACAACGGCATTCAGGACTCGCGGCGCGTGATGCCGGGCACCGTTCTGCGCGTGCCGGGCGAGGCCGGGGCATCGACGCAGGTTGCCGAAGTGCCGCCGGCGTATCAGCCGCCTCCGGCCTATCAGGCTCCGGCCGCGCAACAGCCGATGCCGCGGACGACCATCGAAACGCGCCCGGTGCAGACGCAGGAGCACCGTCCCGCGCAAGAGGCGCGCAATCCAACCGGGACTGTGCGTCTCGGCGACCAGCGCGCGATGCCGCCGGGTTCCACTGCGCAGCAGCCGACCCTGCTTAACGGAGCGAGCACGCCGCCGGCGAACGGCGAGCAGCAGCGCGTTGCGCGTCTGGAAACGCCGGGTTCGGCGAGCGATGCCGTTTCGCCCTCGGCCCCGCAGCACTCCGGGTCCGTGGCGGGTTCGAGCAAGCTCCGCTGGCCTGTGGTGGGCAAAGTGGTCGGCGGTTTCGGACCGCGTCCCGACGGCACGCACAACGACGGCGTGAATCTCTCGGCGCCGATGGGCACGGACATTCACGCGGCTGAAAACGGCGTGGTGGCGTATGCGGGCGACGAGCTCAAGGGTTACGGCAACCTCGTTCTGATCCGCCACGACAATGGCTGGGTGACCGCCTACGCGCACGCCGACGAAATTCTCGTCAAGCGCGGCGACCGCATCAACCGCGGGCAGGTGATCGCGAAGGTCGGCCGCACGGGTCAGGTGGATCAGCCGCAGCTTCACTTCGAGCTGAGGCAGGGCCAGAAGCCCGTCGATC